In Polaromonas sp. JS666, one genomic interval encodes:
- a CDS encoding sensor histidine kinase — MMSVVVALTIWAIVESQDQYREREAARIEAMADLRAGQVATWLRENLGRVEFAGRSPMGETYLLWRNVGDTAAHERLLDRLSSFHKASGGHSVLVMDDQGQVVAGTTNAEQQAPPLLRDAARRAIDSNKPQFTNLYGHDGAPPAPRIDVVAPFTLTGKPARAVLVVRLDPHVFLFPTLREWPLPSRSAASVLVRREGDFLVEPNSGTRLPLSSPDLLAAKVIRGDAPLGRAVDALDFHGQPVLGVVRPIAGTDWFLMARMDSGEAYADAWRNALWIAAAGMLALLATGAGAYWFRERQALQFARIERAHQEEKLRALQLLDAIAQGSTDSIFAKDRTGRYLLCNKAGCEALGKTMEEVIGSDDRALFPPAEAARLAASDAQALTQGRTISYEVELTTPRGLSTFFTTKGPLRNTAGEVTGVFGISRDITERSRISAELDLHRHHLEELVKERTAALERTVSDLEAFSASVSHDLRSPLHTIGGFATLLERSEASALSDSGRHKLARIIAGAATMDRMIQDILACSRAERVEMTFRPVDLNELVGKLVRELAPACPNSHISAGPLPVVQADPTLMGQVFNNLIGNALKFSAGQSPPRVEIGTQEGPDGTEIFVRDNGVGFDAAQSDKLFAPFQRLHRAEDFAGTGVGLSIVKRLIERHGGRIRAESTPGERTTFAFTLGPAALAHP, encoded by the coding sequence AGAGTTCGCCGGCCGCAGCCCGATGGGTGAAACCTACCTGCTCTGGCGCAATGTGGGCGACACCGCTGCCCATGAACGGCTGCTGGACCGCCTGTCCAGCTTTCACAAGGCCAGCGGAGGCCACAGCGTGCTGGTGATGGACGACCAGGGCCAAGTCGTCGCGGGCACGACCAATGCAGAACAGCAGGCGCCGCCCCTCTTGCGCGATGCGGCGCGGCGAGCCATCGACAGCAACAAGCCGCAGTTCACCAACCTCTACGGGCACGATGGCGCGCCACCGGCACCGCGGATTGACGTGGTGGCGCCGTTCACACTCACCGGCAAGCCGGCGCGCGCGGTGCTGGTGGTGAGACTCGACCCCCACGTCTTTCTGTTTCCGACGCTGCGCGAATGGCCGCTGCCCAGCCGCAGTGCGGCCTCCGTGCTGGTACGGCGCGAAGGCGATTTTCTGGTCGAGCCCAATTCAGGGACCCGCCTGCCGCTGTCCTCGCCCGACCTGCTGGCGGCCAAGGTTATACGCGGCGATGCGCCGCTCGGTCGGGCCGTCGACGCACTGGATTTCCACGGCCAGCCGGTGCTCGGCGTGGTGCGCCCGATAGCGGGAACAGATTGGTTTCTGATGGCCAGGATGGACAGCGGCGAGGCCTATGCCGACGCGTGGCGCAATGCACTCTGGATCGCCGCTGCGGGCATGCTGGCCCTGCTTGCGACTGGGGCTGGCGCCTACTGGTTCCGCGAGCGCCAGGCCCTGCAGTTTGCGCGCATCGAACGCGCCCACCAGGAAGAGAAATTGCGCGCGCTGCAACTGCTGGATGCCATCGCGCAGGGCTCGACCGACTCGATTTTCGCCAAGGACAGGACCGGCCGCTATCTGCTGTGCAACAAGGCGGGTTGCGAGGCCTTGGGCAAAACAATGGAAGAAGTCATAGGCAGCGACGACCGCGCGCTGTTTCCGCCCGCTGAAGCCGCCCGCCTGGCCGCCAGCGACGCGCAAGCCTTGACGCAGGGCCGCACCATCAGCTACGAGGTGGAACTCACCACCCCGCGCGGGCTGTCCACCTTCTTCACGACCAAGGGCCCCTTGCGCAACACAGCGGGCGAGGTGACTGGCGTCTTCGGCATCTCGCGCGACATCACCGAGCGCAGCCGCATCAGCGCTGAACTGGACCTCCACCGCCATCACCTGGAAGAACTGGTCAAGGAACGCACGGCAGCGCTGGAGCGCACCGTCAGCGACCTGGAAGCCTTCAGCGCCAGCGTGTCGCACGACCTGCGCAGCCCGCTACACACCATCGGCGGCTTTGCCACGCTACTGGAACGCTCGGAAGCGTCCGCGCTGTCCGACAGCGGGCGTCACAAATTGGCCCGCATCATCGCCGGGGCGGCGACGATGGACCGCATGATCCAGGACATCCTGGCGTGCTCACGCGCCGAGCGCGTGGAGATGACCTTCCGGCCGGTCGATCTCAACGAGCTGGTGGGCAAGTTGGTGCGCGAGCTGGCGCCGGCCTGTCCGAACAGCCACATCAGCGCCGGCCCGCTGCCCGTGGTGCAGGCCGACCCGACGCTGATGGGCCAGGTCTTCAACAACCTGATCGGCAACGCGCTGAAGTTTTCCGCCGGGCAAAGCCCGCCGCGCGTGGAGATCGGCACGCAGGAAGGGCCGGACGGCACCGAAATTTTCGTGCGCGACAACGGCGTGGGGTTCGATGCGGCCCAGTCGGACAAGCTGTTCGCGCCTTTCCAGCGCCTGCACCGCGCTGAAGATTTTGCCGGCACCGGCGTGGGCCTGTCCATCGTCAAGCGGCTGATCGAGCGCCATGGCGGGCGCATCCGTGCCGAGTCGACGCCGGGCGAACGTACGACCTTCGCGTTCACCCTGGGGCCGGCCGCGCTGGCGCATCCATAG
- a CDS encoding phosphopantetheine-binding protein produces the protein MSKSTSTMSESSSQPVTTPVADAALMREVAELVVSSLNLETAAADIQPDDALYGDGLGLDSIDILEIALVVSKRYGLQLRADNEDNTAIFHSLRSLSEHIALQRTK, from the coding sequence ATGTCCAAGTCCACGTCCACGATGTCTGAATCTTCTTCACAACCAGTTACCACGCCTGTAGCCGATGCTGCCCTGATGCGTGAAGTCGCCGAACTGGTGGTCTCCTCGCTCAACCTGGAAACAGCGGCCGCCGACATCCAGCCCGACGATGCCCTGTATGGGGACGGCTTGGGCCTCGATTCGATCGACATCCTCGAGATCGCGCTGGTGGTGTCCAAACGCTACGGCCTGCAGCTGCGCGCAGACAATGAAGACAACACGGCCATCTTCCACTCGCTGCGCAGCCTGAGCGAACACATCGCGCTGCAAAGAACGAAGTGA
- a CDS encoding membrane protein: MATLLRGTRWAAIATFCAGYPILSHLAAADPSPDLFDAAVAIAPLIGLALVLAWRSPQRAWMLLLCLAGSATLYGMAGWLVQHYNWVFLLQHAGIQALLGLAFGRTLRAGQVPIVSRFAAIVHGHLSPALARYTRQVTWAWTLYFGVMTALSLLLFWLAPVAVWSAFANLLNLPLLILMFAAEYAARLFLLAPADRAGPLEAIRAYRQASSGGLPPSS; the protein is encoded by the coding sequence ATGGCAACACTGCTGCGCGGCACTCGCTGGGCGGCCATTGCCACCTTCTGCGCCGGCTACCCCATCCTCTCGCACCTGGCAGCGGCGGATCCCAGTCCGGACCTGTTTGACGCGGCCGTGGCCATTGCGCCGCTGATCGGCCTGGCGCTGGTGCTGGCCTGGCGGTCGCCGCAAAGGGCCTGGATGCTGCTGCTGTGTCTGGCGGGCTCGGCCACCCTCTACGGCATGGCGGGCTGGCTGGTGCAGCACTACAACTGGGTGTTTCTGCTGCAGCATGCAGGCATACAGGCCTTGCTCGGCCTGGCCTTCGGCCGCACACTGCGCGCCGGCCAGGTCCCCATCGTGTCGCGTTTCGCGGCCATTGTGCATGGCCACCTGTCACCCGCGCTGGCACGCTACACCCGTCAGGTCACCTGGGCCTGGACGCTGTATTTCGGCGTGATGACGGCCCTGTCGCTGCTGCTGTTCTGGCTGGCGCCGGTTGCCGTCTGGTCCGCCTTTGCCAACCTGCTGAACCTGCCTTTGTTGATCCTGATGTTTGCGGCAGAGTACGCGGCACGCCTGTTCCTGCTGGCGCCCGCCGACCGGGCCGGTCCGCTGGAGGCCATCCGCGCCTACCGGCAGGCCAGTTCGGGCGGGTTGCCGCCCTCTTCCTGA